GCGGAGCACGCCGGTCAGAGCTACTTCTTCTGCTCCGGCTCGTGCAGGCAGAAGTTCGAAGCGCATCCGGAGAAGTTCCTGGGCGGCCACCGTGAGGCCATGGGCAGCGCCGCGGCCCCGGCCGGGGAGATCCCGGCCGGCACGAAGTGGATCTGTCCGATGGACCCCGAGGTGGAGAGCGACGGGCCGGCCGCCTGCCCCAAGTGCGGCATGGCGCTCGAGCCGGCGATGCCCTCGGTCGCGGCGACGCGGACGGAGTGGACCTGCCCGATGCATCCGGAGATCGTGCGCGACGCGCCGGGGAGCTGTCCGAGCTGCGGCATGGCGCTCGAACCGCGCACGGTGACCGTGGAGGATGCGCCCAATCCCGAGTACGTCGACATGAAGCGGCGCTTCTGGGTCGCGGTGCCGCTCGCCGCGGCGACGCTCGTCCTCGCGATGGGCGAGATGATCCCGGGCGACCCGCTCGGAGAGTTCCTGTCGCCGCAGGTGCGGCTCTGGCTGCAGCTTCTCTTCGCGACACCGGTCGCCGTCTGGGCGGCCTGGCCGTTCTACGAGCGCGCCGT
The DNA window shown above is from Thermoanaerobaculia bacterium and carries:
- a CDS encoding YHS domain-containing protein, whose translation is MEPPADGSGGPEGLAARPSRRSLRVLADDPPKPPPAGVLDLVCGMTVDPATAKHRAEHAGQSYFFCSGSCRQKFEAHPEKFLGGHREAMGSAAAPAGEIPAGTKWICPMDPEVESDGPAACPKCGMALEPAMPSVAATRTEWTCPMHPEIVRDAPGSCPSCGMALEPRTVTVEDAPNPEYVDMKRRFWVAVPLAAATLVLAMGEMIPGDPLGEFLSPQVRLWLQLLFATPVAVWAAWPFYERAV